In one window of Helianthus annuus cultivar XRQ/B chromosome 17, HanXRQr2.0-SUNRISE, whole genome shotgun sequence DNA:
- the LOC110935802 gene encoding uncharacterized protein LOC110935802 isoform X1 produces MDTSWMSLPRATTEYENGLDKFLDFIFSTEGKNGQISCPCIDCSNQIWVDREEARTHLQCVGFIKGYRIAPFISESCETPMLDAEDDMQGLVHDAFNGFGENIHENEIGTQNESQSMPNRNAKNFYKALEDAKKELYPGCKKFSVLSFIIRLFHSKCIGKCNDKGFSMMLDTLREAFPYASIPKSLYDLRKIIRELGLSYDKIDACPNDCMLYWKENSKKTECDICHTSRYKANENDPDDELTIPDTDKKIKKIGAKVLRHFPLIPRLQRLFMSSKTAASMRWHEESRTKDGYLRHPADSPAWKTFDFNYPDFASESRNVRLGLASDGFNPFRTMSVSHSTWPVVLMPYNLPPWMCMKQPYFFLSLLIPGPSAPGNNIDVYMEPLVAELQELWDINGVETYDASTKSNFQMRASLLWTISDFPAYANLSGWSTKGKLSCPCCHKHTKSQRLTHGNKYCFMGHRRYLPGDHAVRKDKKSFDGTKETERQPRGLTGSEVLDELNGFEIKFGKLVKTNPDLPFNWKKRSIFFELPYWKTNLLRHNLDVMHIKKNVCDSVVGTLMNLDGKTKDHLKARLDLQEMGIRPELHPKVQNNNKVYLPPACFSMDKKEKDIFCRVLKKVKVPDGYAANISRCVELKPPKLFGLKSHDSHILMQQLLPIALRNVLPKHVRYPVMKLCRYYKQLCSKVLNPNDLVQMENEIGKILCDLERIFPPSFFDVMVHLSVHLASEAKLGGTVHYRWMYPIERYLSTLKSYVKNRSKPEGSIAEGYLAEECLSFCSLYLSSDVETIHRCRDHT; encoded by the exons ATGGATACGAGTTGGATGTCTTTACCAAGAGCTACTACTGAATATGAAAACGGTCTTGACAAATTTCTTGATTTTATCTTTTCTACCGAGGGTAAAAATGGTCAAATATCATGTCCATGCATTGATTGCAGTAATCAAATATGGGTTGATCGGGAGGAGGCTAGAACGCATCTCCAATGTGTCGGGTTTATTAAAGGCTACAGAATTGCACCTTTTATTTCCGAATCATGTGAAACTCCTATGTTGGATGCTGAAGATGACATGCAAGGGTTGGTGCATGATGCATTCAACGGGTTTGGTGAGAACATACATGAAAATGAAATAGGGACACAAAATGAAAGTCAAAGTATGCCAAACAGAAATGCGAAAAATTTTTATAAAGCGTTAGAAGATGCAAAGAAAGAACTATATCCTGGGTGTAAGAAGTTCTCGGTTCTTTCTTTTATCATTAGACTATTTCATAGTAAGTGTATTGGGAAATGTAATGACAAGGGTTTCAGCATGATGCTTGATACATTGAGGGAAGCCTTCCCATATGCTTCCATACCGAAGTCATTGTATGACCTAAGGAAGATAATAAGAGAATTAGGACTTAGTTATGATAAAATTGATGCATGTCCTAATGATTGTATGCTGTACTGGAAAGAAAACAGTAAGAAAACAGAATGTGATATATGTCATACGTCAAGGTACAAAGCAAATGAAAATGATCCTGATGATGAGTTAACCATACCTGATACGGATAAGAAGATTAAGAAGATTGGAGCAAAGGTTTTACGTCATTTTCCGCTCATACCACGGCTGCAAAGGTTGTTTATGTCATCTAAAACTGCTGCCTCCATGAGATGGCATGAAGAGAGTCGCACGAAAGATGGTTACTTGAGACATCCTGCTGATTCCCCAGCTTGGAAAACATTTGATTTTAATTATCCTGATTTTGCCAGTGAGTCTCGTAATGTCAGGCTTGGTTTAGCGAGTGATGGGTTTAACCCTTTTAGAACAATGAGTGTTTCTCATAGTACATGGCCTGTTGTTTTGATGCCATATAATCTACCTCCTTGGATGTGCATGAAACAACcttatttctttttatctttactTATACCTGGCCCATCAGCTCCTGGGAACAATATAGATGTTTATATGGAACCGTTAGTAGCTGAGCTACAGGAGTTATGGGATATTAATGGAGTAGAGACTTATGATGCATCGACAAAGAGTAACTTTCAGATGCGTGCTTCTTTGTTATGGACGATAAGTGACTTTCCCGCTTATGCGAATTTATCCGGATGGAGCACAAAAGGAAAACTTTCATGCCCTTGCTGCCATAAACATACAAAATCACAACGCTTAACTCATGGCAACAAATATTGTTTCATGGGACATCGTCGATATCTGCCAGGTGATCATGCTGTTCGGAAAGATAAGAAGTCTTTTGATGGCACAAAAGAAACGGAGAGGCAACCACGTGGCTTAACAGGATCAGAAGTACTTGATGAGCTAAATGGTTTTGAAATTAAATTTGGAAAACTTGTGAAGACCAACCCTGATCTACCATTTAACTGGAAGAAGAGAAGTATTTTTTTTGAGTTACCATACTGGAAAACTAACTTGCTACGCCATAATCTAGATGTAATGCATATTAAGAAGAATGTTTGTGACAGTGTCGTTGGAACGTTAATGAATCTAGATGGAAAGACCAAGGATCATTTAAAAGCACGCCTTGATTTGCAAGAAATGGGTATTAGACCTGAACTTCATCCTAAAGTTCAGAATAACAACAAAGTGTATTTGCCACCTGCTTGTTTCTCAATGGATAAAAAAGAGAAAGATATATTTTGTCGTGTTCTTAAAAAGGTTAAAGTTCCAGATGGTTATGCAGCTAATATATCAAGATGTGTAGAGTTAAAACCTCCAAAACTGTTTGGCCTTAAAAGTCATGATAGCCATATTTTGATGCAGCAGTTGCTTCCCATTGCTTTGCGAAATGTGTTACCTAAGCACGTGCGTTATCCTGTGATGAAGCTATGTCGTTACTACAAACAGTTATGCTCAAAAGTTCTTAATCCAAATGATTTGGTTCAAATGGAAAATGAGATTGGAAAAATCCTTTGTGATTTAGAAAGGATTTTTCCGCCATCATTCTTTGATGTTATGGTTCATCTTTCGGTTCATCTTGCTTCAGAGGCCAAATTAGGAGGGACAGTTCATTACCGTTGGATGTATCCAATCGAGAG GTATTTATCTACATTAAAATCTTACGTCAAAAATAGGAGTAAACCCGAGGGTTCCATTGCAGAAGGATATTTAGCTGAAGAATGCTTGTCATTTTGTTCATTGTACTTATCAAGTGATGTCGAGACCATACATAGATGTCGAGACCATACATAA
- the LOC110935802 gene encoding uncharacterized protein LOC110935802 isoform X2 has protein sequence MLDAEDDMQGLVHDAFNGFGENIHENEIGTQNESQSMPNRNAKNFYKALEDAKKELYPGCKKFSVLSFIIRLFHSKCIGKCNDKGFSMMLDTLREAFPYASIPKSLYDLRKIIRELGLSYDKIDACPNDCMLYWKENSKKTECDICHTSRYKANENDPDDELTIPDTDKKIKKIGAKVLRHFPLIPRLQRLFMSSKTAASMRWHEESRTKDGYLRHPADSPAWKTFDFNYPDFASESRNVRLGLASDGFNPFRTMSVSHSTWPVVLMPYNLPPWMCMKQPYFFLSLLIPGPSAPGNNIDVYMEPLVAELQELWDINGVETYDASTKSNFQMRASLLWTISDFPAYANLSGWSTKGKLSCPCCHKHTKSQRLTHGNKYCFMGHRRYLPGDHAVRKDKKSFDGTKETERQPRGLTGSEVLDELNGFEIKFGKLVKTNPDLPFNWKKRSIFFELPYWKTNLLRHNLDVMHIKKNVCDSVVGTLMNLDGKTKDHLKARLDLQEMGIRPELHPKVQNNNKVYLPPACFSMDKKEKDIFCRVLKKVKVPDGYAANISRCVELKPPKLFGLKSHDSHILMQQLLPIALRNVLPKHVRYPVMKLCRYYKQLCSKVLNPNDLVQMENEIGKILCDLERIFPPSFFDVMVHLSVHLASEAKLGGTVHYRWMYPIERYLSTLKSYVKNRSKPEGSIAEGYLAEECLSFCSLYLSSDVETIHRCRDHT, from the exons ATGTTGGATGCTGAAGATGACATGCAAGGGTTGGTGCATGATGCATTCAACGGGTTTGGTGAGAACATACATGAAAATGAAATAGGGACACAAAATGAAAGTCAAAGTATGCCAAACAGAAATGCGAAAAATTTTTATAAAGCGTTAGAAGATGCAAAGAAAGAACTATATCCTGGGTGTAAGAAGTTCTCGGTTCTTTCTTTTATCATTAGACTATTTCATAGTAAGTGTATTGGGAAATGTAATGACAAGGGTTTCAGCATGATGCTTGATACATTGAGGGAAGCCTTCCCATATGCTTCCATACCGAAGTCATTGTATGACCTAAGGAAGATAATAAGAGAATTAGGACTTAGTTATGATAAAATTGATGCATGTCCTAATGATTGTATGCTGTACTGGAAAGAAAACAGTAAGAAAACAGAATGTGATATATGTCATACGTCAAGGTACAAAGCAAATGAAAATGATCCTGATGATGAGTTAACCATACCTGATACGGATAAGAAGATTAAGAAGATTGGAGCAAAGGTTTTACGTCATTTTCCGCTCATACCACGGCTGCAAAGGTTGTTTATGTCATCTAAAACTGCTGCCTCCATGAGATGGCATGAAGAGAGTCGCACGAAAGATGGTTACTTGAGACATCCTGCTGATTCCCCAGCTTGGAAAACATTTGATTTTAATTATCCTGATTTTGCCAGTGAGTCTCGTAATGTCAGGCTTGGTTTAGCGAGTGATGGGTTTAACCCTTTTAGAACAATGAGTGTTTCTCATAGTACATGGCCTGTTGTTTTGATGCCATATAATCTACCTCCTTGGATGTGCATGAAACAACcttatttctttttatctttactTATACCTGGCCCATCAGCTCCTGGGAACAATATAGATGTTTATATGGAACCGTTAGTAGCTGAGCTACAGGAGTTATGGGATATTAATGGAGTAGAGACTTATGATGCATCGACAAAGAGTAACTTTCAGATGCGTGCTTCTTTGTTATGGACGATAAGTGACTTTCCCGCTTATGCGAATTTATCCGGATGGAGCACAAAAGGAAAACTTTCATGCCCTTGCTGCCATAAACATACAAAATCACAACGCTTAACTCATGGCAACAAATATTGTTTCATGGGACATCGTCGATATCTGCCAGGTGATCATGCTGTTCGGAAAGATAAGAAGTCTTTTGATGGCACAAAAGAAACGGAGAGGCAACCACGTGGCTTAACAGGATCAGAAGTACTTGATGAGCTAAATGGTTTTGAAATTAAATTTGGAAAACTTGTGAAGACCAACCCTGATCTACCATTTAACTGGAAGAAGAGAAGTATTTTTTTTGAGTTACCATACTGGAAAACTAACTTGCTACGCCATAATCTAGATGTAATGCATATTAAGAAGAATGTTTGTGACAGTGTCGTTGGAACGTTAATGAATCTAGATGGAAAGACCAAGGATCATTTAAAAGCACGCCTTGATTTGCAAGAAATGGGTATTAGACCTGAACTTCATCCTAAAGTTCAGAATAACAACAAAGTGTATTTGCCACCTGCTTGTTTCTCAATGGATAAAAAAGAGAAAGATATATTTTGTCGTGTTCTTAAAAAGGTTAAAGTTCCAGATGGTTATGCAGCTAATATATCAAGATGTGTAGAGTTAAAACCTCCAAAACTGTTTGGCCTTAAAAGTCATGATAGCCATATTTTGATGCAGCAGTTGCTTCCCATTGCTTTGCGAAATGTGTTACCTAAGCACGTGCGTTATCCTGTGATGAAGCTATGTCGTTACTACAAACAGTTATGCTCAAAAGTTCTTAATCCAAATGATTTGGTTCAAATGGAAAATGAGATTGGAAAAATCCTTTGTGATTTAGAAAGGATTTTTCCGCCATCATTCTTTGATGTTATGGTTCATCTTTCGGTTCATCTTGCTTCAGAGGCCAAATTAGGAGGGACAGTTCATTACCGTTGGATGTATCCAATCGAGAG GTATTTATCTACATTAAAATCTTACGTCAAAAATAGGAGTAAACCCGAGGGTTCCATTGCAGAAGGATATTTAGCTGAAGAATGCTTGTCATTTTGTTCATTGTACTTATCAAGTGATGTCGAGACCATACATAGATGTCGAGACCATACATAA
- the LOC110941239 gene encoding bifunctional lysine-specific demethylase and histidyl-hydroxylase NO66-like, with protein MQKGQVIDTSGRSTVAKRKLSAVDNDDDHGERDMRFHDINEEQDDVEFDDIEDIDMNEAYEEQDSFKDDGGKDMEDLEQVNDLENQNDELVEKECEDQENEEEHEGSQQENEAVRNVRKRVRGPTRMPKVWAQEKGDRIPILVNEHGQPINDKSSQLTHFMGTLSRSGKYCPIYKPWNKVKAAKKALLALLKTKFDIPEAAKGWILQSFGRKVKNWRARVKELYHDPSLSLKEQISSRPKQVQKNNGRNL; from the exons ATGCAAAAGGGACAAGTAATTGATACAAGTGGGAGATCAACTGTAGCTAAGAGAAAGTTATCTGCAGTTGACAACGATGATGACCACGGGGAGCGTGACATGAGATTTCATG ATATCAATGAAGAACAAGATGATGTtgaatttgatgatattgaagatatAGATATGAATGAAGCTTATGAAGAACAAGATAGTTTTAAAGATGATGGAGGTAAAGACATGGAAGACTTAGAACAAGTGAATGATTTAGAAAATCAGAACGATGAACTGGTTGAAAAAGAATGTGAAGAtcaagaaaatgaagaagagCATGAAGGTTCACAACAAGAAAATGAAGCAG TTCGGAATGTACGTAAAAGAGTGAGAGGACCAACGCGTATGCCAAAGGTTTGGGCCCAAGAAAAAGGGGATAGAATTCCtattttagttaatgaacacGGACAACCTATTAATGACAAAAGTAGTCAACTGACCCATTTCATGGGAACCCTTTCAAGGAGTGGAAAGTATTGTCCGATTTATAAACCATGGAATAAAGTTAAGGCCGCCAAAAAAGCGTTGCTTGCACTCTTAAAG ACAAAATTTGATATTCCTGAAGCTGCTAAAGGCTGGATATTGCAATCATTTGGGCGGAAGGTGAAGAACTGGAGGGCAAGAGTTAAGGAACTATACCATGATCCGTCTTTGTCACTGAAGGAACAAATAAGTTCTAGGCCAAAACAAGTGCAAAAAAACAATGGAAGAAACTTGTGA